Proteins found in one Arthrobacter pascens genomic segment:
- a CDS encoding 3-hydroxyanthranilate 3,4-dioxygenase: MTDIAPIHNFDQWINENSASLKPPVNNKAMWTGSKDFIVQVVGGPNQRTDFHVDPYEEWFYQVKGNMHVNVMTDEGPRRIDIKEGETWLLQGNLPHSPQRPEAGSIGIVVERIREEGTLEKFQWYCMECSHKIHEVELQVRDIVADLPPVFEDFYNSDDASRTCPNCGAVHPGRG, translated from the coding sequence ATGACCGACATCGCACCCATCCATAATTTTGACCAATGGATCAACGAGAACTCAGCGAGCCTTAAGCCCCCTGTCAACAACAAAGCCATGTGGACTGGCTCCAAAGACTTCATTGTCCAGGTCGTCGGCGGACCCAACCAGCGGACCGACTTCCACGTCGATCCGTATGAGGAATGGTTTTACCAGGTCAAGGGCAACATGCACGTCAACGTCATGACCGATGAGGGCCCCCGTCGCATCGACATCAAGGAAGGCGAGACCTGGCTCTTGCAGGGAAACCTCCCGCATTCCCCGCAGCGGCCCGAAGCCGGTTCGATTGGCATCGTCGTCGAACGCATCCGAGAAGAGGGCACCCTGGAGAAGTTCCAGTGGTACTGCATGGAGTGCTCCCACAAGATCCACGAGGTAGAGCTTCAGGTCCGGGATATCGTGGCTGACCTCCCCCCGGTGTTCGAGGATTTTTACAACAGCGATGATGCCTCCCGGACCTGCCCCAACTGCGGGGCCGTCCACCCTGGACGTGGGTGA
- a CDS encoding acetaldehyde dehydrogenase (acetylating): protein MAKKTAAIVGSGNIGTDLMFKIMRRSSNLEVKYMIGVDPASDGLARAARLGITTSAEGVDWLLAQDELPDFVFECTSAKAHEVNAPKYKAAGIHAIDLTPAAVGAYLCPVVNLDALEDVLNVNMITCAGQATTPIVAAVSSVVPVEYAEIVASIASKSAGPGTRANVDEFTETTAKALEVVGGAKRGKAIIIINPVEPPMIMRNTIYAAIPAAAAEPGELQDRIRAAIDEAVVKIQDYVPGYSLRVEPQFDPAREDWNGHGRVGVWVQVKGAADYLPEYAGNLDIITAAATRTADLLAERMDAAISSTPVGA from the coding sequence ATGGCAAAGAAAACAGCAGCCATCGTCGGCTCAGGCAACATCGGCACCGACCTGATGTTCAAAATCATGCGCCGCAGCAGCAACCTTGAAGTCAAATACATGATCGGCGTGGACCCCGCCTCCGACGGGCTCGCCCGCGCCGCCCGGCTGGGCATCACCACCTCCGCCGAAGGCGTGGACTGGCTCCTGGCCCAGGACGAACTTCCCGACTTCGTGTTCGAATGCACCTCCGCGAAGGCCCACGAGGTCAACGCTCCCAAGTACAAGGCCGCCGGCATCCACGCGATCGACCTGACCCCTGCCGCCGTCGGCGCGTACCTGTGCCCGGTGGTGAACCTGGACGCCCTCGAAGACGTCCTGAACGTCAACATGATCACCTGCGCCGGGCAGGCCACCACCCCGATCGTTGCGGCGGTCTCATCCGTGGTTCCTGTCGAGTACGCGGAAATTGTCGCATCCATTGCCTCCAAATCTGCCGGGCCCGGTACCCGAGCCAATGTCGACGAGTTCACCGAGACCACCGCAAAGGCCCTCGAAGTGGTCGGCGGGGCCAAGCGCGGCAAGGCCATCATCATCATCAACCCGGTGGAACCGCCCATGATCATGCGCAACACGATCTACGCTGCCATCCCCGCCGCAGCCGCAGAGCCTGGCGAGCTGCAGGACCGGATCCGTGCCGCCATCGACGAGGCGGTCGTAAAGATCCAGGACTACGTCCCCGGCTACTCCCTGCGGGTTGAGCCCCAGTTCGATCCCGCCCGCGAGGACTGGAACGGTCACGGCCGTGTCGGTGTCTGGGTCCAGGTCAAGGGCGCGGCCGATTACCTGCCCGAATACGCCGGGAACCTGGACATCATCACCGCCGCCGCCACACGGACAGCTGACCTGCTGGCCGAACGTATGGACGCCGCCATCTCTTCAACACCTGTAGGAGCATAA
- a CDS encoding LysR substrate-binding domain-containing protein, which translates to MDQTLIDGRMKIRHLVLALAIAEHGSIVRAAHHLHITQPVVTRGLKELEQLLGVELFDRGPKGVTPTVFAVAFLEHARAILAHLRQASQHVSELSNATAGTVTVATHLAGANLLLPRAIAMLKSSHPGVLVVVREGTPDKLDADLMSGDVDLIVGRQGQLSFEAPVRQIDLHEEPFRIVARQDHPVLLTADPQLSELRQFPWILPLKQTSLRRELEELFRQQAVALPEERIECTAPLTVRTIIVETDYLAVLPETLALAEPELAVVPTPLAGVSQKIVATLAAEYSPSPSTALMLQCLKEIGAHMGRTSTPESVQDLPRKADSGMSTIQPKEHFSSIHSGGILEPSVENVEDATEISGRTRTCR; encoded by the coding sequence ATGGACCAAACCCTCATTGACGGCCGGATGAAGATCCGGCACCTTGTCCTCGCCCTGGCGATAGCAGAGCACGGCAGCATTGTCCGCGCTGCCCACCACCTTCACATCACTCAACCGGTCGTCACACGTGGTCTAAAGGAGCTTGAGCAACTTTTAGGAGTTGAATTGTTCGACCGAGGACCCAAAGGTGTAACGCCGACCGTCTTTGCCGTGGCCTTCCTGGAACATGCACGGGCCATACTCGCCCACCTCAGACAGGCATCGCAACATGTCTCCGAGCTTTCAAATGCGACCGCAGGGACGGTAACTGTGGCAACCCACCTGGCTGGGGCGAATCTGCTCCTTCCCCGGGCGATAGCGATGCTCAAGTCCAGCCACCCGGGAGTCTTGGTCGTTGTTCGGGAAGGGACTCCCGACAAGCTTGACGCCGACCTCATGTCAGGCGACGTTGACCTGATCGTCGGGCGTCAAGGACAGCTCAGCTTTGAAGCACCAGTGCGCCAAATAGACCTCCACGAAGAGCCCTTCCGGATCGTGGCCCGCCAAGATCATCCCGTACTGCTGACCGCGGATCCACAACTATCCGAGCTGCGTCAGTTCCCGTGGATACTCCCGTTAAAGCAGACCTCGCTTCGACGAGAGCTCGAGGAACTGTTCCGACAACAAGCAGTGGCGCTCCCCGAGGAGAGGATTGAATGTACTGCTCCCCTGACCGTCCGAACAATTATCGTCGAGACAGACTATCTGGCAGTCCTCCCTGAGACACTGGCCTTAGCTGAACCGGAGCTCGCCGTCGTCCCAACACCGTTGGCAGGCGTCAGCCAGAAGATCGTGGCAACTCTCGCCGCGGAATACTCTCCCAGCCCAAGCACAGCTCTGATGCTGCAGTGTCTCAAGGAAATCGGGGCTCACATGGGACGGACATCGACTCCAGAAAGCGTCCAGGACCTCCCAAGGAAGGCTGATAGTGGCATGTCCACGATTCAGCCGAAAGAACATTTCTCAAGTATTCATTCCGGTGGGATACTCGAACCGAGCGTCGAGAACGTGGAGGACGCCACAGAGATTTCCGGACGAACCCGGACTTGCAGATAG
- a CDS encoding 2-keto-4-pentenoate hydratase: MNTSITSSRKAVLDGLADELLAATVSLVPVAPLRDRLQGMTLSDSYDVQNSQLEQHLANGRVLAGRKVGLTSVAMQRQLGVDSPDFGFFFEDMVHHDGARIPASTFIQPKVEPEFGFVLKESLQGPGITLEQAAAAIGAIYPAIEIIDSRITDWDIKLVDTVADNASCGAIAVGTTPLDIDPADLQDVTCSLVIDGEVTGTGTGADVMGNPVAPLAWLANVLGEQGVALEAGQLVLPGSFTAAMPVVTDSTATADFGPLGSLTIHFTD, encoded by the coding sequence ATGAATACTTCAATAACTTCCTCCCGCAAAGCGGTCCTTGACGGCCTCGCCGATGAGCTGCTGGCAGCCACCGTGTCCCTGGTGCCGGTGGCCCCGCTGCGGGACCGACTCCAAGGAATGACCCTCTCAGATTCCTACGACGTCCAGAACTCGCAGCTTGAACAGCACCTCGCCAACGGACGGGTACTGGCTGGGCGCAAAGTGGGCCTTACCTCGGTGGCTATGCAGCGTCAGTTGGGCGTGGACTCGCCGGACTTCGGGTTCTTCTTCGAGGACATGGTGCATCACGATGGCGCCCGGATCCCGGCGTCCACGTTTATTCAACCCAAGGTTGAGCCGGAGTTCGGCTTTGTCCTCAAGGAGTCCCTCCAGGGACCAGGCATCACCCTGGAACAGGCCGCCGCCGCGATCGGTGCTATATATCCGGCGATTGAGATCATTGACTCACGCATCACGGACTGGGACATCAAACTGGTCGACACGGTAGCCGACAATGCCTCCTGCGGCGCGATCGCGGTTGGAACGACTCCGCTGGATATTGACCCCGCGGATCTTCAGGACGTCACCTGTTCGCTGGTGATCGACGGCGAGGTTACCGGCACCGGCACGGGGGCCGATGTCATGGGCAACCCCGTGGCCCCGCTGGCCTGGCTCGCCAACGTCCTCGGCGAACAGGGCGTGGCGCTCGAAGCAGGCCAGCTGGTCCTGCCCGGCTCCTTCACCGCAGCCATGCCGGTTGTCACGGACAGTACGGCGACCGCAGATTTCGGTCCGCTTGGCTCACTGACCATTCACTTCACAGACTAA
- a CDS encoding 2-keto-4-pentenoate hydratase produces MSTTLNEAQLEHAAASLDSAQLTGQAIEQFGDSLDLDQAYSIQNELLELRRNRGERTTGRKLGFTSEAKMAQMGVSELIVGFLTDAMEISDGGSLSLKGLVHPRVEPEIAFRLSTSIGPESTEEQFLAAVEAVAPALEVIDSRYQNFRFSLPDVVADNTSACRYVIGPWQPLTPKLANRAVVLNFDGTPAAEGSTSDILGDPLLTLPRLLAMSAKYGFTIPAGSVILAGAATAAVALTPGALVSADVEGLGTVSLNVEAENND; encoded by the coding sequence ATGAGCACCACCCTTAATGAGGCACAACTGGAGCATGCTGCCGCGTCCCTGGACAGCGCCCAACTCACCGGTCAGGCCATAGAACAGTTCGGCGACAGCCTCGACCTGGACCAGGCCTACTCGATCCAGAACGAGCTCCTGGAATTGCGCCGAAACCGGGGGGAACGGACCACGGGCCGGAAACTCGGATTCACCAGCGAAGCCAAGATGGCCCAGATGGGCGTTTCGGAACTGATCGTCGGATTCCTCACCGACGCCATGGAAATTTCGGACGGCGGAAGTCTCTCCCTGAAGGGCCTCGTCCACCCCCGCGTCGAGCCGGAAATAGCCTTCCGACTCAGCACAAGCATCGGTCCGGAGTCCACTGAGGAACAGTTCCTGGCCGCCGTCGAAGCGGTCGCTCCGGCACTTGAGGTCATCGACTCCCGATACCAAAACTTCCGCTTCAGCCTCCCCGACGTTGTCGCCGACAACACTTCGGCTTGCCGCTACGTCATCGGGCCATGGCAGCCGCTGACGCCCAAGCTTGCCAACCGCGCCGTCGTGCTGAACTTCGACGGGACACCGGCCGCGGAAGGTTCCACCTCGGATATCCTCGGAGACCCGCTGCTGACGCTGCCCCGGCTACTCGCCATGTCGGCCAAATACGGCTTTACCATCCCTGCCGGATCAGTGATCCTGGCCGGCGCAGCCACCGCGGCCGTCGCGTTGACGCCCGGCGCCCTCGTCAGCGCAGATGTCGAAGGCCTCGGAACGGTCAGCCTGAATGTTGAGGCGGAAAACAATGACTGA
- a CDS encoding RidA family protein → MTDSKVLPHLATPRGRFPHYKQAGELVFISGTSSRLPDNTFVGVEVDHLGVTSLDIRAQTRAVIENIESIVNSMGAGLGDLVQITTYLVSMNDFGGYNEIYAQYFDETGPSRTTVAVHQLPHPHLLIEIQAVAKIPATPEIRKQS, encoded by the coding sequence ATGACTGACTCCAAGGTTCTGCCGCACCTGGCAACCCCTCGCGGCCGATTCCCTCACTACAAGCAGGCCGGCGAGTTAGTGTTCATTTCCGGCACCAGCAGCCGCCTGCCGGATAACACGTTCGTCGGGGTGGAAGTGGACCATCTCGGGGTGACATCCCTTGACATCCGCGCCCAGACCCGGGCAGTCATTGAAAACATCGAGTCAATTGTGAATTCAATGGGTGCCGGCCTCGGGGACCTCGTGCAGATCACCACCTACCTGGTCAGCATGAACGACTTCGGCGGATACAACGAGATTTACGCACAGTACTTCGACGAAACAGGGCCATCCCGCACAACGGTCGCTGTCCACCAACTTCCGCACCCCCACCTCCTCATTGAAATCCAGGCAGTCGCCAAAATCCCGGCCACACCAGAGATAAGGAAACAGTCATGA
- a CDS encoding 2-hydroxymuconic semialdehyde dehydrogenase, whose protein sequence is MTTQLIRNFVGGEFLEGGTGFDNVNPVDGSVLSVVSEADRGIVDSAVGAAQKALEGPWGRYTANQRAAVMRRIAERIEERFDDLLAAEIGDTGKPEALARDLDVSRASLNFRAFADMIASAGVDSYLTEFPDGRRALNYALRKPLGVVAVIVPWNLPLLLLTWKVAPAIACGNAVVVKPSEETPTSATLLGEIMKEAGLPDGVYNVVHGFGAGSAGEFLTTADGVDGITFTGESSTGSTIMRAAAPKVRPVSFELGGKNAALVFADANIERAVAGLTRSIFTNTGQVCLCTERVYIQLPIFDEVVAGLAEHANSLVLGKPFDKRTTTGPLISQKHRDKVLSYFEKAEVEGGTAIVGGRIPDMPTDLAQGSWVLPTLWTGLAHNSSPMREEVFGPVAGLIPFDTEDEAVRLANDTQYGLAASVWTGSLERGHRVGGRMKTGISWVNTWYMRDLRSPFGGTGLSGIGREGGTNSLHFYTDPTNVCINLSEEETI, encoded by the coding sequence ATGACTACACAGCTAATACGCAATTTTGTTGGCGGCGAATTTCTGGAAGGCGGCACGGGATTCGACAACGTCAATCCCGTGGACGGAAGCGTCCTCTCCGTGGTGTCGGAAGCGGACCGCGGCATCGTTGATTCCGCCGTGGGCGCGGCGCAGAAAGCCCTCGAAGGTCCGTGGGGCCGGTACACGGCAAACCAGCGCGCCGCGGTCATGCGACGCATCGCCGAGCGGATCGAAGAGCGCTTCGACGATCTCCTCGCTGCCGAAATCGGTGATACCGGCAAGCCTGAGGCCTTGGCCAGGGATCTTGACGTGTCCCGGGCCTCGTTGAATTTCCGTGCCTTCGCCGACATGATCGCCAGCGCGGGCGTCGATTCGTACCTGACAGAGTTCCCGGACGGGCGCCGCGCATTGAACTACGCACTGCGCAAGCCTCTGGGGGTCGTTGCCGTCATCGTGCCATGGAATCTGCCGCTTCTCCTGCTGACGTGGAAGGTCGCCCCGGCCATTGCCTGCGGCAACGCCGTGGTCGTCAAACCGTCCGAAGAAACGCCAACATCCGCCACCCTGCTGGGGGAGATCATGAAGGAAGCCGGACTGCCTGATGGCGTGTACAACGTCGTTCACGGTTTCGGTGCGGGCTCGGCCGGCGAATTTCTGACCACGGCTGACGGTGTTGACGGCATCACTTTTACGGGTGAATCCTCGACTGGATCAACCATCATGCGCGCAGCTGCCCCCAAAGTCCGTCCGGTCTCCTTCGAACTCGGCGGGAAGAACGCAGCGCTGGTCTTTGCGGACGCAAACATTGAGCGGGCCGTCGCTGGACTCACCCGTTCCATTTTCACGAACACGGGGCAAGTGTGCTTGTGCACCGAGCGCGTATACATTCAACTACCGATTTTCGACGAAGTGGTTGCGGGACTGGCAGAGCATGCCAACTCACTGGTCTTGGGCAAGCCCTTCGATAAGCGCACCACTACCGGTCCGCTCATCTCCCAAAAGCACCGGGACAAGGTCCTTTCTTACTTCGAGAAGGCTGAAGTCGAAGGCGGTACGGCCATTGTCGGTGGCAGGATTCCGGACATGCCAACAGACCTGGCACAGGGTTCGTGGGTTCTCCCAACCCTCTGGACCGGACTGGCCCACAACAGTTCGCCCATGCGGGAGGAAGTATTTGGTCCCGTCGCCGGTCTGATCCCGTTCGACACCGAAGACGAAGCGGTGCGTCTGGCAAACGATACCCAATACGGTCTCGCCGCCTCCGTGTGGACCGGTAGCCTCGAACGCGGCCACCGCGTCGGCGGGCGCATGAAGACCGGCATCTCGTGGGTGAATACATGGTACATGCGGGATCTCCGCTCACCTTTCGGCGGTACCGGCCTCTCCGGCATCGGCCGGGAAGGCGGCACGAACTCTCTGCATTTCTACACCGACCCCACCAACGTTTGCATCAACCTTTCCGAGGAGGAAACAATATGA
- a CDS encoding amidohydrolase family protein — MKDSSLLERTPTVDIHTHYVPKGWPDLEEHTGSAGPWPSLRVDGEREAMMMMGDTEFRPIQDNAWQAQVRLKQMDSDGVDYQVLSPTPVFFSYGRKPEEAVKVSQIFNDLALEIGAEGQGRLVPFCQVPLQDTDAACRELDRCMDNGHKGVEIGNHVGDRDLDDAGIITFLQHCADKDVPVFVHPWDMPNSPRLDRWMAQWLVGMPAETHLSILSLILGGGFDKLPESLQLCFAHGGGSFPYWLGRMDNAWHRRGDLIAKSQFPPSHYVSRFSVDSVVFNEPSLRLLMDTMGSSQIMLGSDFPYPLGEQPAGRLIRSASFLDEGQRANMLGGNALRFLGMESVSQAGSEGSLRAS; from the coding sequence ATGAAGGATAGCTCCCTTCTTGAGCGCACCCCCACCGTGGACATCCACACCCACTACGTGCCGAAGGGCTGGCCGGACCTGGAGGAGCACACCGGGTCCGCCGGACCATGGCCCTCGCTCCGCGTCGACGGCGAACGTGAAGCCATGATGATGATGGGGGACACAGAATTCCGTCCTATCCAGGACAACGCCTGGCAGGCACAGGTGCGGCTGAAACAAATGGACAGCGACGGCGTGGACTACCAAGTCCTGTCACCCACGCCGGTGTTCTTTTCCTACGGCAGAAAACCGGAGGAAGCGGTCAAAGTCAGCCAAATATTCAATGACCTGGCCCTGGAGATCGGCGCCGAAGGCCAAGGCCGCCTGGTACCGTTCTGTCAGGTCCCCCTGCAAGACACCGACGCGGCGTGCCGCGAACTGGACCGCTGCATGGACAACGGACATAAGGGCGTCGAGATCGGTAACCATGTCGGTGACCGGGACCTGGACGACGCCGGAATCATCACCTTCCTGCAGCATTGCGCCGACAAGGACGTCCCGGTCTTCGTCCATCCTTGGGACATGCCCAATTCACCGCGGCTGGACCGCTGGATGGCGCAATGGCTTGTCGGAATGCCGGCCGAAACGCACCTGTCAATTCTGTCGCTCATTCTTGGCGGCGGCTTCGACAAGCTGCCGGAATCCCTGCAGCTCTGCTTTGCCCATGGCGGCGGATCATTCCCTTACTGGCTGGGCCGGATGGACAACGCCTGGCACAGGCGCGGGGACCTGATTGCCAAATCCCAGTTCCCGCCCTCTCATTACGTCTCGCGTTTCAGTGTGGATTCGGTGGTCTTCAACGAACCCTCCCTGCGGCTCCTGATGGACACGATGGGCTCCAGCCAGATAATGCTCGGCAGCGACTTTCCCTACCCCTTGGGTGAGCAGCCAGCGGGCCGGCTCATCCGATCCGCGTCGTTCCTGGACGAGGGACAGCGGGCGAACATGCTCGGAGGGAACGCCCTGCGCTTCCTGGGAATGGAATCAGTCAGCCAAGCCGGCAGTGAGGGCAGCCTCCGCGCTTCCTGA
- the dmpG gene encoding 4-hydroxy-2-oxovalerate aldolase, producing the protein MTDLSVRLTDTTLRDGSHAMSHKFTEDHVRSVVRALDDAKVEIIEVTHGDGLGGSSFNYGFSLTPELDLVRAAVDEAKNAKIAALLLPGLGTIHDLNAAHEAGASVARIATHCTEADVSIQHFQHARKLGMETVGFLMLSHRTSPENLAKQARIMADAGCQCVYVVDSAGALILEDVSDRVAALVTELGTDAQVGFHGHQNMSFGVANSVYAARAGAKQIDGTLLALGAGAGNSPTEVLAAAFERLGIRTGVDVHGVMAAAEDVVKPIITRMPIMDRASIMQGYAGVYSSFLIHAERAAERYNVPAWQILEEIGKAGYVGGQEDMIIDVAVQLAAGARVA; encoded by the coding sequence ATGACTGACTTGAGTGTCCGGCTGACCGACACCACGCTGCGCGACGGCTCCCACGCCATGAGCCACAAATTCACCGAAGACCACGTGCGCTCCGTCGTCCGCGCGCTCGATGACGCCAAAGTCGAGATCATTGAAGTAACGCACGGTGACGGTCTGGGCGGGTCCTCGTTTAATTACGGGTTCTCCCTCACGCCTGAGCTGGATCTGGTCCGAGCGGCCGTCGACGAAGCGAAAAACGCCAAGATAGCGGCGCTCCTGCTCCCAGGGCTTGGAACCATTCACGACCTGAACGCCGCCCACGAGGCAGGTGCATCGGTGGCACGGATTGCAACCCACTGCACTGAAGCCGACGTCTCCATCCAGCACTTCCAGCACGCCCGCAAACTCGGCATGGAAACCGTTGGGTTCCTCATGCTCTCGCACCGCACCAGCCCCGAAAACCTGGCCAAGCAGGCACGCATCATGGCCGATGCAGGCTGCCAGTGTGTGTACGTTGTGGACTCCGCCGGGGCACTGATCCTCGAGGACGTCTCCGACCGTGTCGCCGCCCTCGTGACCGAGCTCGGCACCGACGCCCAGGTTGGCTTCCACGGGCACCAGAACATGAGCTTCGGCGTCGCGAACTCCGTCTACGCCGCCCGCGCAGGTGCCAAGCAGATCGACGGGACCCTCCTCGCCCTCGGCGCCGGGGCGGGCAACTCACCCACCGAGGTCCTTGCCGCAGCGTTCGAACGCCTGGGCATCCGCACCGGCGTCGACGTCCACGGCGTGATGGCCGCAGCCGAAGACGTGGTCAAGCCGATCATCACCCGGATGCCCATCATGGACCGGGCGTCCATCATGCAGGGCTACGCCGGGGTCTATTCTTCCTTCCTCATCCACGCCGAACGCGCCGCCGAACGTTACAACGTTCCCGCCTGGCAAATTCTGGAAGAAATCGGCAAAGCAGGATACGTCGGCGGACAGGAAGATATGATCATCGACGTTGCCGTCCAACTCGCCGCCGGCGCACGCGTCGCGTAG